A genomic window from Desulfovibrio sp. X2 includes:
- the selB gene encoding selenocysteine-specific translation elongation factor, protein MAVIMGTAGHIDHGKTSLVRTLTGIDCDRLSEEKRRGITIELGFAYYDLPDGQRLGIVDVPGHERFVKNMVAGAAGIDFVLLVIAADEGVMPQTREHLEICSLLGTTTGLVALTKTDMVDEDWLALVTEDVREFLSGTFLDGAPIVPVSSSTGAGFDELRAAVAAIVSAHTERRRSDLLRLPVDRVFTMKGYGTVITGTLVSGSVKVGDDLALYPSALPVKVRTLQSHGQSVQQVEAGRRTAVNLSGAEVEDIARGDVLALPGALFPSTVWDARVTLLLSATKPLKHRKQFHFHHGSREVMARVYLLDRDELLPGESAPAQIRFEEPMVGVFGDRFVMRSYSPLRTIGGGVLLGPWPRRFKRRSVEAARLLSLPQAAPEELVLFQLDMAGTAGLSFARLLVGTNLESRGLEKILNDLGGRQQALMFDREERAYVAGRICDELSASALAHVADYHRREPMKPGLPRGALASGWGRDVSPKLFHFLVERLLKKGELVQEQEMLRLPGHKVSLASDQAKLREAVLSAYAKGGVTPPNLKDVLDPLNVDFKAAAPVFKLLTDQGELVKVKEDMYFARSAVDSLVAMITEWFKQNDDLGPGSLRDLTGLSRKYAIPLLEWLDKEKITVRVGDKRLLRKR, encoded by the coding sequence ATGGCAGTCATCATGGGCACGGCCGGGCACATCGACCACGGCAAGACTTCTCTGGTTCGGACCTTGACCGGCATAGACTGCGACCGCCTTTCCGAGGAGAAGCGGCGGGGCATCACCATCGAGCTCGGCTTCGCCTACTACGACCTGCCGGACGGGCAGCGCCTCGGCATCGTGGACGTGCCCGGCCACGAGCGCTTCGTGAAGAACATGGTCGCGGGCGCGGCGGGCATCGACTTCGTGCTCCTGGTCATCGCCGCGGACGAGGGCGTGATGCCGCAGACCCGCGAGCACCTGGAGATCTGCTCCCTGCTCGGCACGACCACGGGCCTCGTGGCCCTGACCAAGACCGACATGGTGGACGAGGACTGGCTGGCCCTGGTCACCGAGGACGTGCGCGAGTTCCTCTCCGGCACCTTCCTCGACGGCGCGCCCATCGTGCCCGTCTCCTCGTCCACGGGCGCGGGCTTCGACGAGCTGCGCGCGGCCGTCGCGGCAATCGTCTCCGCGCACACGGAGCGGCGGCGCTCGGACCTCCTGCGCCTGCCCGTGGACCGCGTCTTCACCATGAAGGGCTATGGCACGGTCATCACCGGCACCCTGGTCTCGGGCAGCGTGAAGGTGGGCGACGACCTCGCGCTCTATCCCTCGGCCCTCCCGGTCAAGGTGCGCACGCTGCAGTCGCACGGGCAGAGCGTGCAGCAGGTGGAGGCGGGCCGCCGCACGGCCGTGAACCTCTCCGGCGCGGAGGTCGAGGACATCGCGCGCGGCGACGTGCTGGCCCTGCCGGGCGCGCTCTTCCCCTCGACGGTCTGGGACGCCCGCGTGACGCTGCTCTTGTCCGCGACCAAGCCGCTCAAGCACCGCAAGCAGTTCCATTTCCACCACGGCAGCCGCGAGGTCATGGCCCGCGTCTACCTGCTCGACCGCGACGAGCTCCTGCCCGGCGAGAGCGCGCCCGCGCAGATCCGCTTCGAGGAGCCCATGGTCGGCGTCTTCGGCGACCGCTTCGTGATGCGCTCCTACTCGCCGCTGCGCACCATCGGCGGCGGCGTGCTGCTCGGCCCCTGGCCGCGCCGCTTCAAGCGCCGCTCCGTGGAGGCGGCGAGGCTCCTCTCCCTGCCCCAGGCCGCGCCCGAGGAGCTGGTCCTCTTCCAGCTCGACATGGCCGGGACCGCCGGGCTCTCCTTCGCCCGCCTCCTCGTGGGCACGAACCTGGAGAGCCGGGGGCTGGAGAAGATCCTGAACGACCTGGGCGGCCGCCAGCAGGCGCTGATGTTCGACCGCGAGGAGCGGGCCTACGTGGCGGGCCGGATCTGCGACGAGCTTTCCGCCTCCGCCCTGGCCCACGTGGCCGACTACCACCGCCGCGAGCCCATGAAGCCGGGACTGCCGCGCGGCGCCCTGGCCTCGGGCTGGGGCCGCGACGTCTCCCCCAAGCTCTTCCACTTCCTGGTGGAGCGGCTGCTCAAGAAGGGCGAGCTCGTGCAGGAGCAGGAGATGCTGCGCCTGCCGGGCCACAAGGTCTCCCTGGCCTCGGACCAGGCCAAGCTGCGCGAGGCCGTGCTCTCGGCCTACGCCAAGGGCGGCGTCACCCCGCCCAACCTGAAGGACGTGCTCGATCCGCTGAACGTGGACTTCAAGGCCGCGGCTCCGGTCTTCAAGCTGCTCACGGACCAGGGCGAGCTGGTGAAGGTCAAGGAGGACATGTACTTCGCGCGCAGCGCCGTGGACAGCCTCGTGGCCATGATCACGGAATGGTTCAAGCAGAACGACGACCTCGGCCCGGGGTCGCTTCGGGACCTCACGGGCCTTTCGCGCAAGTACGCCATCCCGCTGCTCGAGTGGCTGGACAAGGAGAAGATCACCGTGCGCGTGGGCGACAAGCGGCTTCTGCGCAAGCGCTGA
- a CDS encoding ribonuclease catalytic domain-containing protein: protein MTSSLVQHPGPGCIVEFMQGNQPMVGFVAGEKSGRMHVFTQTGRETLVPAARLLPWSGPVYEGVTTRSGMEDAVRRHAELRNSLEAGVDALVLWELAQGEVDAAGAEWFAELTAQEPDVDTVAAVGRALLGRKTHFKFQPPSFAIYSAEEVERRMGEAERQRVAEQLVTAGRDFVKTLWNLPAGQTPPRLGDDATENRLRQILLARIRDPEDRESEAVWRELRKGLPENPHLALLIARKWGLVPPHYNYLLDQAGFAWGDGWADEHAAETARQAEAVAALSEPDAADADYVSIDSATTRDIDDAFSIRRAPGGIRLSVALACPALAWEFGGELDRAVRDRATSIYLPEGAAYMMPEALATDIYSLVAKKVRPALVAEFLLAENGAVLEKDIRFAPVRLSANVTYEAAEEAIAEDAEETGRYGLAHAVARALRERRIERGAVVIQRPEPEISLTEEKNDVQVEVAEKKETPGSQLLVSEFMILANEAAALWAREKGIALLHRTQDVALPRELAGIWSEPLDIFRTVKQMGPSLLEAAPKPHRALGLEAYAPSTSPLRRYPDLINSAQIHAFLTRGQALWDAEELAAMLPRLTARLEAASQVQRFRPRYWKLLHVKQTPKKFWHAVAVEECGNLINFSVPELQIFVRAPKDLCGEKFIAGQPCMLRFGKADPLSNEIRVAEALAE from the coding sequence ATGACATCCAGTCTTGTGCAGCACCCGGGTCCCGGGTGCATCGTCGAGTTCATGCAGGGCAACCAGCCGATGGTGGGCTTCGTGGCCGGAGAGAAATCCGGCCGGATGCACGTCTTCACCCAGACGGGCCGGGAGACGCTCGTGCCCGCGGCCCGGCTCCTGCCCTGGTCCGGCCCCGTCTACGAGGGCGTAACCACGCGCTCCGGCATGGAGGACGCCGTGCGGCGCCATGCCGAGCTGCGCAACTCCCTGGAGGCGGGCGTGGACGCCCTGGTCCTGTGGGAGCTCGCCCAGGGCGAGGTGGACGCGGCCGGGGCCGAGTGGTTCGCGGAGCTCACGGCCCAGGAGCCGGACGTGGACACGGTCGCGGCCGTGGGCCGCGCGCTCCTCGGCCGGAAGACGCACTTCAAGTTCCAGCCCCCGAGCTTCGCCATCTACTCCGCCGAAGAGGTGGAGCGCCGCATGGGCGAGGCCGAGCGCCAGCGGGTGGCCGAGCAGCTGGTCACCGCGGGCCGCGACTTCGTGAAGACGCTGTGGAACCTGCCCGCCGGGCAGACCCCGCCGCGCCTCGGCGACGACGCGACCGAGAACCGGCTGCGCCAGATCCTGCTCGCGCGCATCCGCGATCCCGAGGACCGCGAGAGCGAGGCCGTGTGGCGCGAGCTGCGCAAGGGCCTGCCCGAGAACCCGCACCTCGCGCTGCTCATCGCGCGCAAGTGGGGCCTCGTGCCGCCGCACTACAACTATCTGCTCGACCAGGCGGGCTTCGCCTGGGGCGACGGCTGGGCCGACGAGCACGCGGCCGAGACGGCGCGGCAGGCCGAGGCCGTGGCCGCCCTGTCCGAGCCGGATGCCGCCGACGCCGACTACGTGAGCATCGACTCCGCGACCACGCGCGACATCGACGACGCCTTCTCCATCCGCCGCGCGCCCGGCGGCATCCGCCTCTCGGTGGCCCTGGCCTGCCCGGCCCTGGCCTGGGAGTTCGGCGGCGAGCTCGACCGCGCGGTGCGCGACCGGGCCACGAGCATCTACCTGCCCGAGGGCGCGGCCTACATGATGCCCGAGGCACTGGCCACGGACATCTACAGCCTGGTGGCCAAAAAGGTCCGGCCCGCGCTGGTGGCCGAGTTCCTGCTGGCCGAGAACGGCGCGGTGCTCGAGAAGGACATCCGCTTCGCGCCCGTGCGCCTGTCCGCCAACGTGACCTACGAGGCGGCCGAAGAGGCCATCGCCGAGGACGCGGAGGAGACGGGACGCTACGGCCTGGCCCACGCCGTGGCCCGGGCGCTGCGCGAGCGGCGCATCGAGCGCGGGGCCGTGGTCATCCAGCGGCCCGAGCCCGAGATCTCGCTCACGGAAGAAAAAAATGACGTTCAAGTGGAGGTCGCGGAAAAGAAGGAGACGCCCGGCTCGCAGCTCCTGGTCAGCGAGTTCATGATCCTGGCCAACGAGGCCGCGGCCCTGTGGGCCCGCGAGAAGGGGATCGCGCTCCTGCACCGCACCCAGGACGTGGCCCTGCCGCGCGAGCTGGCCGGAATCTGGAGCGAGCCGCTGGACATCTTCCGCACGGTCAAGCAGATGGGGCCGAGCCTGCTCGAGGCCGCGCCCAAGCCCCACCGCGCGCTCGGGCTCGAGGCCTACGCGCCCTCCACCTCGCCGCTCCGGCGCTATCCGGACCTGATCAACTCCGCGCAGATCCACGCCTTCCTCACCCGGGGGCAGGCGCTGTGGGACGCGGAGGAGCTGGCCGCCATGCTGCCGCGCCTCACCGCCCGGCTGGAGGCGGCCTCCCAGGTGCAGCGCTTCAGGCCGCGCTACTGGAAGCTCCTGCACGTCAAGCAGACCCCGAAAAAGTTCTGGCACGCCGTGGCCGTGGAGGAATGCGGCAATCTGATCAACTTCTCGGTGCCGGAACTGCAGATCTTCGTGCGCGCGCCCAAGGACCTGTGCGGCGAGAAGTTCATCGCCGGGCAGCCCTGCATGCTGCGCTTCGGCAAGGCCGATCCCCTGAGCAACGAGATCCGCGTGGCCGAGGCCCTGGCGGAGTGA
- a CDS encoding cereblon family protein, translating to MPARPAPVPRLPRGGLGLPARRTPPPASFLLRRISPTPGTPGHTRDKAAPGGGGDRFLRCGSCGHTLAPAGARIEAFGAHVHVFSNPAGLVYELGCFAGVFGAQGEGPFVAQFSWFPGYAWQVAVCGGCRAHLGWLYRPEGSFALPPEIGGITGFGGFWGLILGHVDED from the coding sequence ATGCCCGCGCGCCCGGCTCCTGTCCCGCGTCTCCCGCGAGGAGGGCTGGGCCTGCCTGCGCGCCGGACCCCGCCGCCCGCGTCCTTTCTCCTGCGCCGCATCTCGCCCACCCCAGGCACGCCCGGCCACACGCGCGACAAGGCCGCGCCCGGCGGCGGGGGCGACCGCTTCCTGCGCTGCGGCTCCTGCGGCCACACCCTGGCGCCCGCGGGGGCGCGCATAGAGGCCTTCGGCGCGCACGTGCACGTCTTCTCCAACCCCGCGGGGCTGGTCTACGAGCTCGGCTGCTTCGCCGGGGTCTTCGGCGCCCAGGGCGAGGGGCCGTTCGTGGCGCAGTTCTCGTGGTTTCCGGGCTATGCCTGGCAGGTGGCCGTGTGCGGCGGCTGCCGGGCGCACCTGGGCTGGCTCTACCGCCCGGAAGGCTCGTTCGCGCTGCCGCCGGAGATTGGCGGCATCACCGGCTTCGGGGGCTTCTGGGGGCTCATACTCGGCCACGTCGACGAGGATTGA
- a CDS encoding tetratricopeptide repeat protein, with amino-acid sequence MSLSRKAVVAHLRHLRDGALHLVRQGRREEALRLFERALEAAPADPTLLCDLAGCQAALGRRLDACRTLAALLLHHPHLEGHRRLYESLARGESPA; translated from the coding sequence ATGTCCCTGTCCAGGAAGGCCGTCGTCGCGCATCTGCGCCATCTGCGGGACGGGGCGCTGCATCTTGTGCGCCAGGGGCGCCGCGAGGAGGCCCTGCGCCTCTTCGAGCGCGCGCTCGAGGCCGCCCCGGCCGATCCCACGCTGCTTTGCGACCTGGCGGGGTGCCAGGCCGCGCTCGGCAGGCGGCTCGACGCCTGCCGCACCCTGGCGGCCCTGCTTCTCCACCATCCGCACCTCGAAGGGCACCGCCGGCTCTACGAATCCCTGGCCCGGGGGGAATCCCCGGCCTGA